A part of Pararoseomonas sp. SCSIO 73927 genomic DNA contains:
- a CDS encoding aldo/keto reductase has product MQKRPLGRSGLEIAPLVFGGNVFGWTTDEPTGFRLLDGFVDAGLNAIDTADVYSRWAPGHQGGESETVIGNWLRANPGKREKVLILTKVGSDMGQGHRDLSAKWIETAVENSLRRLSTDVIDLYQSHWPAPGTPQEETLRAYEKLLKAGKVRAIGTSNYDAALLSESLAVAKEHGLPRYESLQPKYNLYDREEFDGALRDLCVREGIGVISYYGLASGFLSGKYRSKEDLSKSKRGAGIEKYLTERGFRILNALEAVASNRGAKPAEVALAWVIAREGVTAPIASATSAEQLESLVRAVHLTLAPEDIAALDAASAA; this is encoded by the coding sequence ATGCAGAAGCGCCCGCTCGGCCGGTCCGGCCTGGAGATCGCCCCCCTCGTCTTCGGCGGCAACGTCTTCGGCTGGACCACCGACGAGCCCACGGGCTTTCGCCTGCTGGACGGCTTCGTGGATGCCGGGCTGAACGCCATCGACACCGCCGACGTCTATTCCCGCTGGGCGCCCGGCCACCAGGGCGGCGAATCCGAGACGGTGATCGGCAACTGGCTGCGCGCGAACCCCGGCAAGCGGGAGAAGGTGCTGATCCTCACCAAGGTCGGCTCCGACATGGGCCAGGGCCACCGCGACCTCTCGGCGAAGTGGATCGAGACGGCGGTGGAGAACTCGCTCCGCCGCCTGAGCACGGACGTCATCGACCTGTACCAGAGCCACTGGCCCGCCCCCGGCACCCCGCAGGAGGAGACCCTCCGCGCCTATGAGAAGCTCCTGAAGGCCGGGAAGGTCCGCGCCATCGGCACCTCCAACTACGACGCCGCCCTGCTCTCCGAATCCCTGGCCGTCGCGAAGGAGCACGGCCTGCCGCGCTACGAATCCCTGCAGCCGAAGTACAACCTCTACGACCGCGAGGAATTCGACGGCGCGCTCCGCGACCTCTGCGTGAGGGAGGGGATCGGCGTCATCAGCTACTACGGCCTCGCCTCCGGCTTCCTCTCCGGCAAGTACCGCTCGAAGGAGGACCTCTCGAAGAGCAAGCGCGGCGCGGGGATTGAGAAGTACCTGACGGAGCGCGGCTTCCGCATCCTGAACGCGCTGGAGGCGGTGGCCTCCAACCGCGGCGCGAAGCCCGCCGAGGTCGCCCTGGCCTGGGTTATCGCCCGGGAGGGCGTGACGGCCCCCATCGCCAGCGCCACGAGCGCGGAGCAGTTGGAGAGCCTCGTCCGCGCCGTCCATCTCACCCTGGCGCCGGAGGACATCGCGGCGCTGGACGCCGCGAGCGCCGCCTGA
- a CDS encoding SulP family inorganic anion transporter, translating to MKDQPIARDRTEWFAGPAALRRDILAGMVGTFALIPEVIAFSFVAGVDPEVGLFASFVIGVVIAFAGGRPAMISGAAGSVALVAAALVVSHGVQYLLAATILAGLFQIGFGLARLDVLMRFVSKSVRTGFVNALAILIFSAQVPQMLGVSWHTYALIAAGLAIIYLLPRLTTAIPSPLICILVLTAFTMAVPMPVRTVADLGRLPDSLPSFLIPDVPFSLETLVIVAPYALAMAVVGLLESMMTASVVDELTDTTSSKARECTGLGLANLAAGFFGGIAGCGMIGQTVGNVRFGGRGRVSTLTAGVFLLILMVLLRPWVAQVPVAALVAIMVMVSVETFSWSSLRDVARHPKVSSAVMLATVAVTVLTHNLALGVAVGVLLSGVFFAFKVMRLMEVTTAYDEASGTRTYTVTGQVFFASAEMMADAFDTRDAAARVRIDLTRAHLWDITAVSALEGVVAKLRRHGAAVEVIGLNEASAVLVDRHGPAIQAG from the coding sequence ATGAAAGATCAGCCCATCGCCCGCGACCGGACCGAGTGGTTCGCGGGACCTGCCGCGCTGCGGCGCGACATCCTCGCCGGCATGGTCGGCACCTTCGCCCTCATCCCGGAGGTAATCGCCTTCTCCTTCGTGGCGGGGGTGGATCCGGAGGTCGGGCTCTTCGCCTCCTTCGTCATCGGCGTGGTGATCGCCTTCGCGGGCGGGCGGCCGGCCATGATCTCCGGCGCGGCGGGATCGGTGGCGCTGGTGGCGGCCGCGCTCGTCGTCAGCCACGGCGTGCAGTACCTGCTGGCGGCTACGATCCTGGCGGGGCTGTTCCAGATCGGCTTCGGGCTGGCGCGGCTGGACGTGCTGATGCGCTTCGTCTCGAAATCCGTGCGCACGGGCTTCGTGAACGCGCTGGCGATCCTGATCTTCTCCGCCCAGGTGCCGCAGATGCTGGGGGTGAGCTGGCACACCTACGCGCTGATCGCGGCGGGGCTGGCGATCATCTACCTGCTGCCGCGGCTCACCACGGCGATCCCCTCGCCGCTGATCTGCATCCTCGTCCTCACCGCCTTCACCATGGCCGTGCCGATGCCCGTGCGGACGGTGGCGGATCTCGGGCGGCTGCCGGACTCGCTGCCCTCCTTCCTGATTCCCGACGTGCCGTTCAGCCTCGAGACACTGGTGATCGTCGCGCCCTACGCGCTGGCGATGGCGGTGGTGGGCCTGCTGGAATCGATGATGACGGCGAGCGTGGTGGACGAGCTGACGGACACCACGAGCAGCAAGGCGCGGGAGTGCACGGGGCTAGGCCTGGCAAATCTGGCGGCCGGGTTCTTCGGCGGCATCGCCGGCTGCGGGATGATCGGGCAGACCGTGGGCAATGTGCGCTTCGGCGGGCGCGGGCGCGTCTCCACCCTCACGGCCGGGGTGTTCCTGCTGATCCTCATGGTGCTGCTGCGTCCCTGGGTGGCGCAGGTGCCGGTGGCGGCGCTGGTGGCGATCATGGTGATGGTCTCCGTCGAGACTTTCTCCTGGTCCTCGCTGCGCGACGTGGCGCGGCACCCGAAGGTGTCCAGCGCGGTGATGCTGGCCACCGTGGCCGTGACGGTGCTGACCCACAACCTCGCGCTCGGCGTCGCGGTCGGCGTGCTGCTCAGCGGCGTGTTCTTCGCCTTCAAGGTCATGCGGCTGATGGAGGTGACGACGGCCTATGACGAAGCGTCCGGCACGCGCACCTACACCGTGACGGGGCAGGTGTTCTTCGCCAGCGCGGAGATGATGGCCGACGCCTTCGACACGCGCGACGCCGCCGCCCGCGTGCGGATCGACCTGACGCGCGCGCACCTGTGGGACATCACCGCCGTCTCCGCGCTGGAGGGCGTGGTGGCGAAGCTGCGGCGCCACGGTGCGGCGGTGGAGGTGATCGGGTTGAACGAGGCGAGCGCGGTACTGGTGGACCGGCACGGGCCGGCGATCCAGGCGGGGTAG
- a CDS encoding DUF1003 domain-containing protein, with amino-acid sequence MPAATPTVPSPRPESLSSSLMRNIQVLEQRRRQEAANATRQEQVAEAITRFTGSMTFVYIHLVLYGAWITINLGFIPGVPKFDPSFVVLAMEASVEAIFLSTFVLISQNRMAAAADKRADLDLQISLLTEHELTKLSRLVVRMAERLDIRDAADPEMREVEEDVAPEAVLDEIEARQGKG; translated from the coding sequence ATGCCCGCCGCCACCCCGACGGTTCCGTCACCCCGGCCGGAAAGCCTCTCCTCCTCCCTCATGCGCAACATCCAGGTGCTGGAGCAGCGGCGCCGTCAGGAGGCCGCCAACGCGACCCGGCAGGAACAGGTGGCGGAGGCCATCACCCGCTTCACCGGCAGCATGACCTTCGTCTACATCCACCTCGTCCTCTACGGCGCCTGGATCACGATCAACCTCGGCTTCATCCCTGGCGTGCCGAAGTTCGATCCCTCCTTCGTCGTGCTCGCGATGGAAGCTTCCGTCGAGGCCATCTTCCTCTCCACCTTCGTCCTCATCAGCCAGAACCGCATGGCCGCCGCCGCCGACAAGCGCGCCGACCTCGACCTCCAGATCAGCCTGCTGACCGAGCACGAGCTGACGAAGCTCTCCCGCCTCGTCGTCCGGATGGCCGAGCGCCTGGACATCCGCGACGCCGCGGACCCGGAGATGCGGGAGGTGGAGGAGGACGTGGCGCCGGAGGCCGTGCTGGACGAAATCGAGGCGCGGCAGGGGAAGGGCTGA
- the hrpB gene encoding ATP-dependent helicase HrpB — translation MDLPELPVSEALPALMAALREGPNAVLVAPPGAGKTTIVPLALLGEPWVAGKILVLEPRRVAARAAARRMADLAGEGAPGGLVGLSTRLDRAVSDRTRIEVVTEGLLVRRLQSDPGLEGVSAVLFDEAHERHLDTDLGLALCLDLQRALRPELRLLAMSATLDAAGFAGLLGGDGVPGGVRDAPVIESAGRAYPVVVHHRPRDIKEPRDLPEAMAGAIREALREHPGDVLAFLPGWGEIRRTAERLAGVAAEVLPLHGEMPPAEQDRALNPSARRKVVLATSIAETSLTVPGVRIVVDGGFRRAPRLDAATGLTRLATVRISRAAAEQRAGRAGRTEPGVAIRLWTEALHRGLPIADRPEMLEAELSGLVLDCAAWGAEPGALAFLDPPPAGAVAAARGLLQELDALDGAGRITATGRRMARLGAHPRLARVMVETRMPGEAALAADLAALLEERDPIRNRDAHVDLNTRLDLLRGGDHPEADRATVQRIRRTAQLHRRRLSVPERTEPGGDPAALLAAGFPDRIAARRGTMEGAFRLASGQGARLAANDPLRKAPLLAVAALELAGTEARIRMAAPLDRAVLEARFPERFVREEVTEFDARANAVVARRRLRFGPLVLEEVNLPHADPAKVAEALARAAAGRGFRDLDLSKAAVQLRARLRWARATEGAPWPDVSDAALAAGAGEWLAPYLNGLSRLSELKGLDAVAMLRGLVPWELQRRLDAELPARVELPEGRSAAIDYDREVPALEARAQHLFGLAGTPPLMGGRIPLQVSLLSPAGRPIAVTSDLSGFWGGGWAEVRREMRGRYPRHAWPEDPSRG, via the coding sequence ATGGACCTGCCCGAACTTCCCGTCTCCGAGGCCCTGCCCGCCCTGATGGCGGCTCTGCGGGAGGGGCCGAACGCCGTGCTGGTGGCGCCGCCCGGCGCGGGCAAGACGACGATCGTGCCCCTGGCGCTGCTGGGGGAGCCCTGGGTCGCGGGAAAGATCCTGGTGCTGGAGCCCCGGCGCGTGGCCGCCCGGGCCGCCGCGCGCCGCATGGCCGACCTGGCGGGGGAGGGGGCGCCGGGCGGGCTGGTGGGGCTCTCCACCCGTCTGGACCGGGCGGTGTCCGACCGGACGCGGATCGAGGTGGTGACCGAGGGGCTGCTGGTGCGGCGGCTGCAGTCCGATCCGGGGCTGGAGGGGGTCTCCGCCGTGCTGTTCGACGAGGCGCACGAGCGGCACCTGGACACGGATCTCGGGCTCGCCCTGTGCCTGGACCTGCAGCGGGCGCTGCGGCCGGAGCTGCGGCTGCTGGCGATGTCCGCGACGCTGGACGCGGCGGGGTTCGCGGGGCTGCTGGGCGGAGACGGCGTGCCGGGCGGCGTGCGGGACGCGCCGGTGATCGAGAGCGCGGGTCGGGCCTATCCCGTCGTCGTCCACCACCGGCCGCGCGACATCAAGGAGCCGCGGGACCTGCCGGAGGCGATGGCGGGCGCCATTCGGGAGGCGCTGCGGGAGCATCCCGGCGACGTGCTGGCCTTCCTGCCGGGCTGGGGGGAGATCCGGCGCACCGCCGAGCGGCTGGCGGGCGTGGCCGCGGAGGTGCTGCCGCTGCACGGGGAGATGCCGCCCGCCGAGCAGGACCGGGCGCTGAACCCTTCCGCGCGCCGCAAGGTGGTGCTGGCGACCTCCATCGCGGAGACCTCGCTGACGGTGCCGGGGGTGCGGATCGTGGTGGATGGCGGGTTCCGGCGGGCGCCGCGGCTGGACGCGGCCACGGGGCTGACGCGGCTGGCCACCGTCCGCATCTCCCGCGCCGCCGCCGAGCAGCGGGCGGGGCGCGCGGGGCGCACGGAGCCGGGGGTGGCGATCCGGCTGTGGACGGAGGCGCTGCACCGGGGTCTGCCGATCGCGGACCGGCCGGAGATGCTGGAGGCGGAGCTTTCGGGGCTGGTGCTGGACTGCGCGGCCTGGGGGGCGGAGCCCGGGGCGCTGGCCTTCCTCGACCCGCCGCCCGCCGGTGCGGTGGCGGCCGCGCGGGGCCTGCTGCAGGAACTGGACGCGCTGGACGGGGCGGGGCGCATCACCGCCACGGGGCGGCGCATGGCGCGGCTGGGCGCGCATCCCCGGCTGGCGCGGGTGATGGTGGAGACGCGGATGCCGGGCGAGGCGGCGCTGGCCGCCGACCTGGCCGCGCTGCTGGAGGAGCGGGACCCGATCCGGAACCGCGACGCGCATGTGGACCTGAACACGCGGCTGGACCTGCTGCGCGGCGGCGACCACCCGGAGGCGGACCGCGCCACGGTGCAGCGCATCCGCCGCACGGCGCAGCTGCACCGCCGGCGGCTTTCCGTGCCGGAGCGGACGGAGCCGGGGGGCGATCCGGCCGCGCTGCTGGCCGCGGGCTTCCCGGACCGGATCGCGGCCCGGCGCGGGACCATGGAGGGGGCGTTCCGCCTCGCCTCCGGCCAGGGCGCGCGGCTGGCGGCGAACGATCCGCTCCGCAAGGCGCCGCTGCTGGCCGTGGCGGCGCTGGAACTGGCGGGGACGGAGGCGCGCATCCGCATGGCCGCCCCGCTGGACCGCGCCGTGCTGGAGGCGCGCTTCCCCGAGCGCTTCGTGCGGGAGGAGGTGACGGAGTTCGACGCCCGCGCCAACGCCGTGGTCGCCCGCCGCCGCCTGCGCTTCGGGCCGCTGGTGCTGGAGGAGGTGAACCTTCCCCACGCCGACCCCGCCAAGGTGGCGGAGGCGCTGGCGCGGGCGGCGGCGGGGCGCGGCTTCCGCGACCTGGACCTGTCCAAGGCGGCGGTGCAGCTGCGGGCGCGGCTGCGCTGGGCGCGCGCGACTGAAGGGGCGCCCTGGCCGGACGTGTCCGACGCCGCGCTGGCCGCCGGTGCCGGGGAGTGGCTGGCGCCCTACCTGAACGGGCTCTCCCGGCTCTCGGAACTGAAGGGGCTGGACGCGGTGGCGATGCTGCGCGGGCTGGTGCCGTGGGAGCTGCAGCGGCGGCTGGACGCGGAGCTTCCCGCCCGGGTGGAACTGCCGGAGGGGCGCAGCGCCGCCATCGACTACGACCGCGAGGTGCCGGCGCTGGAGGCACGGGCGCAGCACCTGTTCGGGCTGGCGGGGACGCCGCCGCTGATGGGGGGGCGGATTCCGCTGCAGGTCTCGCTCCTCTCCCCGGCCGGGCGGCCCATCGCCGTGACCTCCGACCTCTCGGGGTTCTGGGGCGGCGGATGGGCGGAGGTGCGGCGGGAGATGCGCGGGCGGTATCCCCGGCACGCCTGGCCGGAGGATCCCTCGCGGGGGTAG
- a CDS encoding HAMP domain-containing sensor histidine kinase produces MPTEQVRRAPVPRLVDSAGFRFAVFFAGMFLLGGVAFAGIVWYNTAGGLDRQTDAAIRADVSSLLARYRETGRDGVLQGIAYRLTRDGDDQDLYRLTDAAGTPLAGNLDATPDELAGPPPESEGLRWLRAGMVRDGVGTEVRLYRADLPNGDRLLVGRDEEERLHLRQLLARGLGWAASASGLIALIGALLLRRALQSMLRPAADTVSAIAGGDLSQRVPLSDRDDEFDRLGRTLNAMLDKIGTLMAGIRGVSDAIAHDLRTPVARARGRLEEAQDADPEAMRRAIEQGITDLDGMTRIFQAVLRITEAEAGARRAAFAAIDLTPLLADAAELYEAIAESRGVTLETSLPESLPLTGDRDLLLQAVANLLDNAVKFSPAGGRIRLSAEARGETQRITVADEGPGLPAADRARAGERFFRADNARTTPGYGLGLSLVRAVAGLHGGALILNDTHPGLHPPGLSATLCLDAGPTLGGAATQGAPPPGPPPGA; encoded by the coding sequence ATGCCGACGGAGCAGGTGCGCCGCGCCCCCGTCCCCCGGCTGGTGGACAGCGCCGGCTTCCGCTTCGCCGTCTTCTTCGCCGGCATGTTCCTGCTCGGCGGCGTCGCCTTCGCCGGTATCGTCTGGTACAACACGGCCGGCGGCCTGGACCGGCAGACGGACGCCGCCATCCGCGCCGACGTCTCCTCCCTCCTCGCCCGCTACCGTGAGACCGGCCGCGACGGCGTGCTGCAGGGCATCGCCTACCGCCTGACGCGGGACGGGGACGACCAGGACCTCTACCGCCTCACCGACGCCGCCGGCACGCCCCTCGCCGGCAACCTCGACGCCACGCCCGACGAGCTGGCCGGCCCCCCGCCCGAGAGCGAGGGCCTGCGCTGGCTCCGCGCCGGCATGGTGCGGGACGGGGTGGGAACCGAGGTCCGCCTCTACCGCGCCGACCTGCCGAACGGCGACCGCCTCCTCGTCGGCCGCGACGAGGAGGAGCGGCTGCACCTCCGCCAGCTCCTGGCGCGCGGCCTCGGCTGGGCCGCCAGCGCCTCCGGCCTCATCGCCCTCATCGGCGCCCTGCTGCTGCGCCGCGCCCTGCAATCCATGCTGCGCCCCGCCGCCGACACCGTCTCCGCCATCGCCGGCGGCGACCTCTCCCAGCGCGTCCCCCTCTCCGACCGCGACGACGAGTTCGACCGCCTGGGCCGCACCCTGAACGCCATGCTGGACAAGATCGGCACCCTCATGGCCGGCATCCGCGGCGTGTCGGACGCCATCGCCCACGACCTCCGCACCCCCGTCGCCCGCGCCCGCGGCCGGCTGGAAGAAGCGCAGGACGCGGACCCTGAGGCGATGCGCCGCGCCATCGAGCAGGGCATCACCGACCTGGACGGCATGACCCGCATCTTCCAGGCCGTGCTGCGGATCACGGAGGCCGAGGCGGGCGCCCGCCGCGCCGCCTTCGCCGCCATCGACCTCACCCCCCTGCTGGCCGACGCCGCCGAGCTCTACGAGGCCATCGCCGAATCCCGCGGCGTCACCCTGGAAACATCCCTGCCGGAGAGCCTTCCCCTGACGGGGGACCGCGACCTCCTCCTCCAGGCGGTCGCGAACCTGCTGGACAACGCCGTGAAGTTCTCCCCCGCCGGCGGCCGCATCCGCCTCTCCGCCGAGGCCCGGGGCGAGACCCAGCGCATCACGGTGGCCGACGAAGGCCCCGGCCTCCCCGCCGCCGACCGCGCCCGCGCCGGGGAACGCTTCTTCCGCGCCGACAATGCCCGCACCACCCCGGGCTACGGCCTCGGTCTCTCCCTCGTCCGCGCCGTCGCGGGCCTCCACGGCGGGGCCCTCATCCTGAACGACACCCACCCCGGCCTGCACCCGCCCGGCCTCTCCGCCACGCTCTGCCTGGATGCCGGGCCGACACTGGGGGGCGCGGCCACCCAGGGGGCTCCGCCACCTGGACCCCCGCCAGGAGCCTGA
- a CDS encoding response regulator transcription factor has product MRILLVEDDPEVARFVRRGLTEAGHSVEHRDNGKDGLFAAAGETFDLLVLDRMLPGGVDGLRLVETLRAQENRTPVLFLTALSAVDERVRGLKAGGDDYLTKPFAFAELLARVEALGRRPAAEAPATKLRVADLELDLLSRTVTRGGKRIDVQPREFRLLEHLMRHAGQVVTRTMLLEKVWDYHFDPQTNVIDVHVSRLRQKLDRGFERPLIHTVRNAGYMIRAEEAA; this is encoded by the coding sequence ATGCGTATCCTGCTGGTCGAGGACGACCCCGAGGTCGCCCGCTTCGTCCGCCGCGGCCTCACCGAGGCCGGCCACTCCGTGGAGCACCGCGACAACGGCAAGGACGGCCTCTTCGCCGCCGCCGGCGAGACCTTCGACCTGCTGGTGCTGGACCGCATGCTGCCCGGCGGCGTGGACGGCCTGCGCCTGGTGGAAACCCTCCGCGCCCAGGAGAACCGCACCCCCGTCCTCTTCCTCACCGCCCTCTCGGCGGTGGATGAGCGGGTGCGCGGCCTGAAGGCGGGCGGGGACGACTACCTCACCAAGCCCTTCGCCTTCGCCGAGCTCCTCGCCCGCGTGGAGGCCCTGGGCCGCCGCCCCGCCGCCGAGGCCCCCGCCACGAAGCTCCGCGTCGCCGACCTGGAGCTGGACCTCCTCTCCCGCACCGTCACCCGCGGCGGCAAGCGCATCGACGTGCAGCCCCGCGAGTTCCGCCTGCTGGAGCACCTGATGCGCCACGCCGGCCAGGTCGTCACCCGCACCATGCTGCTGGAGAAGGTCTGGGATTACCACTTCGACCCCCAGACCAACGTCATCGACGTCCACGTCTCCCGCCTCCGCCAGAAGCTGGACCGCGGCTTCGAGCGGCCGCTGATCCACACCGTCCGCAACGCCGGCTACATGATCCGGGCGGAGGAGGCCGCCTAG
- a CDS encoding glycerophosphodiester phosphodiesterase family protein, which yields MAGTEIRVATFNASLNRNAEGELVRDLSTPGNLQAQTVAEIVQRAAPDIVLINEFDYVSGDRALNLFRDNYLAVGQNTLNLADGGGQAIDYGYAFTAPSNTGIASGLDLNNNGAAVTTPGAPGYGDDAFGFGNYPGQYGMAIYSKYEIVYEDIRTFQTFLWKDMPGARLPDDASTAAPGDFYSAEELAVLRLSSKSHWDIPVRINGEILHVIAAHPTPPTFDGAEDRNGLRNADEIRFLSDYVTPGQGGYIYDDEGNAGGLEAGARFVIMGDMNADPNDGDSVDSAALQLLQNPVIDASVTPISAGATEAAAAQGGANNAHTGNPNGDTADFADGAPGNLRADYVLPSAAGLTPVAGGVFWPMAADPLFPLAGNYSPTLPPNGFPASDHRLVSMDLEIDAVFDTLSGDAPEVIAHRGASGTRPEHTLEAYREAIRLGAKVIEPDLVLTKDGVLVDRHEPMLGGTTDVADRPEFADRRTTKVLEGETVTDWFVEDFTLAELKTLYARERIPQLRPDNAEFNDQFRIPTLQEVIDLVKQVEAETGVKISIIPETKHPTYFEYNGVYADGTRIGVDTSQVLVDTLVENGFTDPTRVSIQSFEIANLIELQTVIMPAAGIDVPLVQLMYNNYSPDIAFHLNPANAALGADPSLFDGFDFPLTATTVAEVGGGGLYSAEAIKAMADLYADVISPYKEDVYASTPLTTPVDYDGDGVPLIAAQLTGAEMDIVKWAHDAGVEAVIYTLRDEEYFSFLNPDGTVQRPVEEYLKVIASGFDGLFTDFPGTGVSIVEQLRAGDGAISVPGAISTAGGAPRGNDIVVLDVDGLTAAKGGAGIDTAIYAGEDRLNLASTVENAELRGASDADVIGNALGNRLLGGSGDNRLLGGAGADTMEGGEGDDAYQVDDAGDVIIEGAGAGYDRVTALIDYTLGDNIEKLMVEGAARTGTGNALNNRILANAVDTTLYGLGGNDALVGRGGDDLLVGGTGLNRLTGGGGADRFRLDALGAGNESRILDFASGEDRIELDGTAFALGTAGPIAAEAFGTGRTATTAAQRVLYDAATGALYHDADGAGGAAATRIAALGAGTAVTAEDIWAA from the coding sequence ATGGCAGGCACTGAGATCCGGGTGGCGACCTTCAACGCCTCGCTCAACCGCAACGCGGAGGGCGAGCTGGTCCGGGACCTCTCCACCCCCGGCAACCTCCAGGCGCAGACCGTCGCCGAGATCGTCCAGCGCGCCGCCCCCGACATCGTCCTCATCAACGAGTTCGACTACGTCTCCGGCGACCGGGCGCTGAACCTGTTCCGGGACAACTACCTCGCCGTCGGCCAGAACACGCTGAACCTCGCCGATGGCGGCGGGCAGGCGATCGACTACGGCTACGCCTTCACCGCCCCCTCCAACACCGGCATCGCCAGCGGCCTGGACCTGAACAACAACGGCGCGGCCGTCACCACCCCCGGCGCCCCGGGCTACGGCGACGACGCCTTCGGCTTCGGCAACTACCCCGGCCAGTACGGCATGGCGATCTACTCGAAGTACGAGATCGTCTACGAGGATATCCGCACCTTCCAGACCTTCCTCTGGAAGGACATGCCCGGCGCCCGCCTGCCGGACGACGCCTCCACCGCCGCCCCCGGCGACTTCTACTCCGCCGAGGAACTGGCCGTGCTGCGCCTCTCCTCCAAGTCCCACTGGGACATCCCCGTGCGGATCAACGGCGAGATCCTGCACGTGATCGCCGCCCACCCGACGCCCCCGACCTTCGACGGCGCCGAGGACCGCAACGGCCTGCGCAACGCCGACGAGATCCGCTTCCTCTCCGACTACGTCACCCCCGGCCAGGGCGGCTACATCTACGACGACGAGGGCAATGCCGGCGGCCTGGAGGCCGGCGCCCGCTTCGTCATCATGGGCGACATGAACGCCGACCCGAACGACGGCGACAGCGTGGACTCCGCCGCCCTGCAGTTGCTGCAGAACCCCGTCATCGACGCCAGCGTCACCCCCATCTCCGCCGGCGCCACCGAGGCCGCCGCCGCCCAGGGCGGGGCCAACAACGCCCACACCGGCAACCCCAACGGGGACACGGCGGACTTCGCGGACGGCGCTCCCGGCAACCTCCGCGCCGACTACGTCCTCCCCTCCGCAGCCGGCCTCACCCCCGTCGCCGGGGGAGTCTTCTGGCCCATGGCGGCGGACCCGCTCTTCCCCCTCGCCGGCAATTACAGCCCCACCCTGCCGCCCAACGGCTTCCCCGCCTCCGACCACCGCCTCGTCTCCATGGACCTGGAGATCGACGCGGTCTTCGACACCCTCTCCGGCGACGCCCCGGAGGTCATCGCCCATCGCGGCGCCAGCGGCACGCGCCCCGAGCACACGCTGGAGGCCTATCGCGAGGCCATCCGCCTCGGCGCCAAGGTGATCGAGCCCGACCTCGTGCTGACGAAGGACGGCGTGCTGGTGGACCGCCACGAGCCGATGCTCGGCGGCACCACGGACGTGGCCGACCGCCCCGAATTCGCCGATCGCCGGACCACGAAGGTGCTGGAGGGCGAGACCGTCACCGATTGGTTCGTGGAGGACTTCACCCTCGCCGAGTTGAAGACCCTCTACGCCCGCGAGCGCATCCCGCAGCTCCGCCCGGACAATGCGGAGTTCAACGACCAGTTCCGCATCCCCACCCTGCAGGAGGTGATCGACCTCGTGAAGCAGGTCGAGGCCGAGACGGGCGTGAAGATCAGCATCATCCCCGAGACGAAGCACCCCACCTACTTCGAGTACAACGGCGTCTACGCCGACGGCACCCGGATCGGCGTGGACACCAGCCAGGTGCTGGTCGACACGCTGGTGGAGAACGGCTTCACCGACCCCACCCGCGTCTCCATCCAGTCCTTCGAGATCGCGAACCTCATCGAGCTGCAGACAGTGATCATGCCCGCCGCCGGCATCGACGTGCCGCTGGTGCAGCTGATGTACAACAACTACTCCCCGGACATCGCCTTCCACCTCAACCCCGCCAACGCCGCGCTGGGCGCCGACCCCTCGCTCTTCGACGGCTTCGACTTCCCGCTCACGGCGACGACGGTGGCCGAGGTCGGCGGCGGCGGCCTCTACTCCGCCGAGGCGATCAAGGCGATGGCCGACCTCTACGCGGACGTCATCAGCCCCTACAAGGAGGACGTCTACGCCTCCACGCCGCTGACGACCCCCGTGGACTATGACGGCGACGGCGTCCCCCTCATCGCGGCCCAACTCACGGGCGCGGAGATGGACATCGTGAAGTGGGCGCACGATGCCGGCGTGGAGGCGGTGATCTACACGCTGCGCGACGAGGAGTACTTCTCCTTCCTCAACCCCGACGGCACGGTGCAGCGCCCGGTGGAGGAGTACCTGAAGGTCATCGCCTCCGGCTTCGACGGCCTCTTCACCGATTTCCCCGGCACCGGCGTCTCGATCGTGGAGCAGCTCCGCGCGGGCGACGGCGCCATCTCCGTCCCCGGCGCGATCTCCACCGCCGGCGGTGCCCCGCGCGGCAACGACATCGTGGTGCTCGACGTGGACGGCCTCACCGCCGCCAAGGGCGGCGCGGGGATCGACACCGCCATCTACGCCGGGGAGGACCGCCTGAACCTCGCCTCCACCGTGGAGAACGCGGAGCTGCGCGGCGCCTCCGATGCCGACGTCATCGGCAACGCGCTCGGCAACCGCCTGCTCGGCGGCAGCGGCGACAACCGCCTCCTCGGCGGCGCCGGGGCCGACACGATGGAGGGCGGCGAGGGCGACGACGCCTACCAGGTGGACGACGCCGGCGACGTGATCATCGAGGGCGCGGGCGCCGGCTACGACCGCGTGACGGCGCTCATCGACTACACCCTCGGCGACAACATCGAGAAGCTGATGGTCGAAGGCGCGGCGCGCACCGGCACGGGCAACGCGCTGAACAACCGCATCCTCGCCAACGCCGTGGACACCACCCTCTACGGCCTGGGCGGGAACGACGCGCTGGTCGGGCGCGGCGGGGACGACCTGCTGGTCGGCGGCACGGGCCTGAACCGCCTCACCGGCGGCGGCGGCGCCGACCGCTTCCGCCTGGACGCGCTGGGCGCCGGGAACGAGAGCCGGATTCTCGACTTCGCCTCCGGCGAGGACCGGATCGAGCTGGACGGCACGGCCTTCGCCCTCGGCACCGCCGGCCCGATCGCGGCGGAGGCCTTCGGGACGGGCCGCACGGCGACCACCGCCGCGCAGCGCGTCCTCTACGACGCGGCGACCGGCGCGCTGTACCACGACGCGGACGGCGCGGGCGGCGCGGCCGCCACCCGGATCGCCGCCCTCGGCGCCGGCACGGCCGTCACGGCGGAGGACATCTGGGCCGCCTGA